The following proteins are encoded in a genomic region of Triticum dicoccoides isolate Atlit2015 ecotype Zavitan chromosome 1B, WEW_v2.0, whole genome shotgun sequence:
- the LOC119348818 gene encoding uncharacterized protein LOC119348818, whose product MQSGQMGCHARNGVDRVCICIFTVTLLSLPRFNPWPFSLYPNPLLQIPSCEGDAAGRPSCVMERRRGRAPWRGLGRGFNQAGGSVNGGFDQTDGGSVNQGGGGGSGTGCDMDGEWRVTSELSFGSKKAMKGACGITVSNEGFDAAECGCELTPVVRVCNEGFDAGRRFLSCPYEGRSRVVIRKLADDNQKLQNALLDKEQDIQRMKKERNKLDEQRKSREKLDLFLVLVVLASVVIYALVALVSRGFV is encoded by the exons ATGCAAAGTGGACAGATGGGCTGTCACGCACGCAATGGGGTCGACCGTGTATGCATTTGTATCTTTACAGTTACCCTCCTCAGTTTACCGAGATTTAACCCGTGGCCATTCTCTTTGTATCCCAATCCCCTTCTTCAAATCCCTAGCTGCGAAGGCGACGCGGCCGGCCGGCCGTCGTGCGTCATGGAGAGACGACGCGGTCGTGCGCCATGGAGAGGCCTTGGTCGCGGCTTCAACCAAGCCGGCGGCTCTGTCAATGGCGGCTTCGACCAAACCGACGGCGGCTCTGTCaaccaaggcggcggcggcggctctggcaCCGGATGCGACATGGATGGCGAGTGGAGAGTCACATCAGAGCTTAGTTTTGGCTCCAAAAAAGCGATGAAG GGGGCATGCGGAATTACTGTAtccaatgaaggatttgatgcggcTGAATGTGGGTGCGAATTGACGCCAGTTGTTAGGGTTtgcaatgaaggatttgatgcaggcCGGCGATTTCTGAGTTGTCCATATGAG GGCAGATCAAGGGTGGTAATTCGAAAGCTTGCAGATGACAACCAGAAGCTACAAAATGCTTTGCTTGACAAAGAACAAGACATTCAGAGGATGAAGAAAGAGAGGAATAAATTAGATGAGCAGAGGAAAAGTAGGGAAAAATTAGATTTGTTTCTAGTACTTGTTGTTCTTGCAAGTGTAGTGATTTATGCTCTAGTTGCATTGGTTAGTAGGGGATTTGTGTGA
- the LOC119348819 gene encoding uncharacterized protein LOC119348819, protein MDGKNLGSGQLAQQTKPDALTDDQGALKHTADSHTRNPTSVNGHNSVDMNMEAAISADDVMRAGGFGAKDDIGSLLPTAMDSTDFEASLRDARDYEGEKEKPSRPGLGYRASEADAASKLSDTPPQ, encoded by the coding sequence ATGGACGGGAAGAACTTGGGCAGTGGGCAACTAGCTCAACAAACTAAGCCAGATGCCTTGACAGACGATCAAGGGGCCCTGAAGCACACTGCAGATTCTCACACCAGAAATCCGACTTCAGTGAATGGTCACAATTCTGTAGATATGAACATGGAAGCTGCGATCTCAGCCGATGATGTCATGCGAGCCGGCGGCTTCGGCGCCAAAGACGACATCGGCAGCCTCCTGCCAACAGCGATGGACTCCACCGACTTCGAGGCCTCGCTGCGGGACGCCCGCGACTATGAAGGCGAGAAGGAGAAGCCATCGCGGCCCGGGCTGGGTTACAGGGCATCCGAAGCTGACGCCGCAAGCAAGCTGTCGGACACGCCACCGCAGTGA